The following coding sequences lie in one Drosophila sulfurigaster albostrigata strain 15112-1811.04 chromosome 2R, ASM2355843v2, whole genome shotgun sequence genomic window:
- the LOC133837590 gene encoding S-formylglutathione hydrolase, with protein MTLELVSTTKSFEGEQRVYKHRSNVLDCDMTFAVYLPPAAVEDKVECPVLYFLSGLTCTHENFIQKSGFQATAAKHGLIVVNPDTSPRGIDIPGQDDAYDFGSGAGFYVDATEAPWSKHYKMYSYVTQELPAIIKANFPTLAGKQGIFGHSMGGHGALICALKNPGLYQSVSAFAPIANPSECPWGQKAFNGYLGANTTDWEQWDATSLVSKYASTPQELFIDQGSADNFLTGKQLQPEKLLAAAAPNDHIQTIFKQRDGYDHSYFYIATFVAEHIVYHAKLLKA; from the coding sequence ATGACTCTGGAACTGGTGTCCACCACAAAATCCTTCGAAGGCGAGCAGCGTGTCTACAAGCATCGTTCCAATGTCTTGGACTGCGACATGACCTTTGCCGTCTATTTGCCGCCGGCAGCCGTCGAAGATAAAGTCGAATGTCCGGTGCTCTACTTCCTCAGTGGTCTTACGTGCACCCACGAGAATTTCATACAGAAAAGCGGCTTCCAAGCGACTGCAGCGAAACACGGTCTCATCGTTGTGAATCCCGATACGTCGCCGCGTGGCATCGATATCCCTGGACAGGACGATGCCTATGATTTTGGCAGTGGTGCCGGCTTTTATGTGGATGCAACTGAAGCACCGTGGTCGAAGCACTACAAAATGTACAGCTACGTTACGCAAGAATTGCCGGCAATAATCAAAGCCAATTTCCCAACTTTGGCTGGCAAACAAGGAATATTTGGCCATAGCATGGGCGGACATGGTGCCTTAATTTGTGCTTTGAAGAATCCGGGTCTCTATCAATCTGTCTCGGCATTTGCCCCCATCGCAAATCCCTCAGAGTGTCCATGGGGTCAGAAGGCCTTCAACGGTTACCTAGGCGCCAACACCACGGACTGGGAACAATGGGATGCCACCAGTTTGGTGTCAAAATATGCGAGTACTCCACAAGAGCTATTTATCGATCAGGGATCGGCGGACAACTTTCTAACCGGCAAGCAACTACAGCCTGAGAAACTattagctgcagctgctcctaATGATCACATCCAGACCATCTTTAAGCAACGTGATGGCTACGATCATAGCTACTTCTATATAGCTACATTTGTGGCCGAACATATTGTTTATCACGCCAAGCTCTTGAaggcataa
- the LOC133837832 gene encoding LOW QUALITY PROTEIN: E3 ubiquitin-protein ligase RNF113A (The sequence of the model RefSeq protein was modified relative to this genomic sequence to represent the inferred CDS: deleted 1 base in 1 codon): protein MEEDEAPTTSAFGFKKRNINRGAAMRRKKASSSSSNESAKNSDDEQQNKLSALARAENRRKRTNPNFQSTKSLAKRKTVVDSSDSEKDASEERSDFGVAYKSKREALPNGPQDQGATSVNEIDTAMDRDAQSIHARSIKINEELEGKADDKIYRGINNYAQYYKKTDKVAGNASSGMVRSGPIRAPAFLRATVRWDYQPDICKDFKETGYCGFGDSCKFLHDRSDYKAGWQLEMDHEAQKRGDNDSDGDEHKYEIHSDEETLPFRCYICRESFVNPVVTKCKHYFCEKCALAQYKKSQRCIICSQQTNGIFNPAKELIARLKTAPMGSSDEEHEPNDDNPKQENNPEQDAHEISSNSDSD, encoded by the exons ATGGAGGAAGATGAAGCGCCAACGACTTCCGCATTTGGCTTCAAGAAGCGCAATATTAACCGAGGAGCTGCTATGCGAAGGAAAAAAgccagcagtagcagcagtaaTGAATCAG CTAAAAACAGCGACGATGAACAACAGAATAAGTTAAGTGCCTTGGCGCGTGCCGAAAATCGTCGAAAGCGCACAAATCCCAACTTCCAGAGCACTAAAAGCCTGGCCAAGCGAAAAACAGTCGTCGATTCATCGGACAGCGAAAAAGATGCGAGTGAAGAGAGAAGTGATTTTGGCGTGGCGTATAAATCGAAGCGGGAGGCGTTGCCGAATGGGCCACAAGATCAAGGCGCCACGTCGGTGAATGAAATAGACACGGCAATGGACCGCGATGCACAGTCGATACATGCGCGATCCATTAAAATAAACGAAGAGCTGGAGGGCAAAGCAGACGATAAGATCTACCGGGGGATCAATAACTATGCGCAGTACTACAAGAAGACCGACAAGGTGGCGGGCAACGCCAGCTCGGGCATGGTGAGAAGTGGACCCATCCGGGCGCCGGCCTTTCTGCGTGCTACGGTACGCTGGGATTATCAGCCGGATATCTGCAAGGACTTCAAGGAGACGGGCTACTGTGGATTTGGCGATAGCTGCAAATTCCTGCACGATCGCAGCGATTACAAGGCGGGCTGGCAGCTGGAAATGGATCACGAGGCACAGAAACGCGGCGACAACGATTCGGATGGTGATGAGCACAAATATGAGATTCACTCGGATGAGGAAACGTTGCCATTCAGATGCTACATTTGTCGTGAAAGCTTTGTCAATCCTGTGGTCACGAA GTGCAAGCATTACTTTTGCGAGAAATGTGCGCTGGcgcaatac aaaaaatcgCAACGTTGCATTATTTGCTCACAGCAAACGAATGGAATATTCAATCCTGCAAAGGAGCTGATAGCACGGTTAAAAACTGCACCCATGGGATCATCTGATGAGGAACATGAGCCGAATGATGACAATCCAAAGCAGGAAAATAATCCAGAACAAGATGCTCATGAGATTTCTTCCAATAGCGATAGTGATTGA